In Candidatus Zixiibacteriota bacterium, the sequence GACGCCACGGCCGGCTTCTTCAATCCGGCGGGACTGCGGAAGATCTGCAAGTGGGGATTTTCCAGCATGCTGTCCGCGGACATGGCGGTCGATCGCCAGTTCAACTATCTGGCGCTGGCCGGGTCGTTCAAATGGGGCTCGGTGGCCGGTTCGTGGGTCAACGCCGGCATCAAGGATGTCGGCTTGAGCGACGGCACTACCGAAGACTACATGGACAACTACTTCCTCCTGTCGTATGCCAACTCGACGGCCAAGTTCCGCTATGGCGGCAGCTTGGTGATCGCCAACAACAAGGTGGCGGAAGCGACCGGCGTGGGCGGCGATCTCGGGTTCCAGTGGGACATCGACAAGCAGGCCACATTCGGCCTGATGGCGCAGTCGCTGGGGCTGAAGGTTGGTGAGGATCATGTGCCGTACAATCTCCGGGTCGGCATCGCGGTGATGCCCGAGGTGCTGGAAGGATTCACCTTCCCCATGGAGATTCAGAAGACGCAGCACCGGGATCACATCAAGTTCCGTCTCGGCGGTGAGTATGCCTACAACTTCGACGGATCGGACTACGGCACGGCGATTCGCGGCGGCGTTGATGACGGCGCCTTCTCGATCGGTGCGGGTCTGCGGTTCCGTCAGTTCATGCTCGACTATGCCTATGTCTCCGAGCAGCAGGACTTCTTGAATGAGAATCACCGCTTCAGCCTGACCGGCAATTTCTAAGTCGGTGATTCGTCACGGAGTGACGGGAAGCCGTCCCGCTTTGGGAGCGCGGGGCGGCTTCGTGTTTTGAGGTCGGTCCCGTTGTGCCGTGGCCGGCACCTGATGTAGGACCACGTGCCGAGATTGGTAAACAAGGGGCTTAAGCCCCTTGTTGCCCGCGGGCGGCGCGACGGTCGGTCGAGCGTGGAACCGACGACTGACGCCGTGGGCCATGGTCTTTCGCCCCTTCGGCGGTGAAAGTGATAAGGGCAACGGGGATGGACTCGCCCTTCCGTGGGTCGGTATATTCGATTCCGGGGGAGGCCGACATGGTGCATTCGATGGACTTGTCGCAGCTCCGCAGAGAGTCGATCGGCGTCGACGCGCAAGTGCCGCTGCTGGATGGGCGGCACGTCGAATACGTCAACTTCGACAACGCCGCGTCCACGCCGACATTCCGGCCGATTGCATCGAAGGTCGACGCGTTCCTTCGCTGGTACGCCAACGTCCACCGCGGAACCGGTTTCAAGTCGCAGCTCTCCTCATGGGTCTATGAGCAGGCGCGGGCGAAGATCGCGTCGTTCGTGCAGGCCGATCTGACCGATCACGTCGTCATCTTCACCAAGAACACGACGGAGGCGATCAACAAGCTCGCGAACCGTCTGGAGCTGCGCCCCGGCGACGTCGTGTTGACGTCCCTGATGGAACATCATTCCAACGAGTTGCCGTGGCGACGGGTGGCGCAGGTCGAGCACATCGGACTGGAAGACGACGGGCGGTTGTCGGCAGCGGACTTTGAGGAGAAGTTGAACCGTCTCGGGCGCCGGATTCGGCTGGTGGCGATCACCGGGGCTTCGAATGTGTCGGGGTACGTCAACGACCTGGCGCGGTTCGCCGTCGGGGCGCACCGCGTGGGCGCGGAGTTCTTGGTTGATGCGGCGCAACTGGCGCCTCATCGTCCGATCAGCATGGGTAGCGCCTCCGACCCGGAGTGCATCGATTATCTCGTTTTCTCGGCCCACAAACTGTACGCGCCGTACGGCGTGGGCACGTTGATCGGACGGCGGCCGACGTTCGAGCGTGGCGACCCCGACACGGTGGGCGGTGGAACGGTCGACATCGTCACGCTGGAGGAAGCGTACTGGACCGATCTCCCCGAAAAAGAGGAGGCCGGGACACCGGACATCGTCGGCGTCGTGGCCCTGGCGGCGGCGATCGATCTTCTGCAGGGCGTGGGGTGGGAGCGGATCATCGCCCATGAAGCCGAGTTGACCGCTCATGCGCTGAGACGATTGAGCTCGATCCGTGGTCTGCACATCTACGGTGATCGCGATCCCGGAAGCGCTGCGGAGCGTCTCGGCGTAATCTCCTTGGCCGTCGACGGCATTCCCCACAGTCTGTTGGCGGCGATCCTCAACTATGAGCACGGGATCGGCGTGCGATCCGGGTGTTTCTGCGCCCACACGTATGTGAAGTGCCTGTTGCATGTCGGGGATGAGGAGGCGAAAGAGACGGAGCGCCAGATTCTGGCGCGCGACCGCAGCCGTCTGCCGGGGACCGTGCGCATCAGTTTCGGGCTGTACAATACGACTACGGAGATCGACCGGCTGATTTCGGCGCTTGAGGACATCATGGCCGGTCGCGTACGCGGAGACTACGTGATCGACCGGGAGCGGGGAGAGTATGCGCCCCGGGGGTACGCCCCCGATTTCTCCCGCTATTTCGCGCTGTGATCGCCGGGAACCAGACAAGCCGCGTCCTGGCCCTCTCCATCGACGTGGAGGGATTCGCCGAATCGCATGCACAGAGCGTTCCGGTCCCGGCCGATGAACTGCGCCCCGAGCGCAACGACGCCGAGATCGCCCGCAACCTGGATGTCATCCTTCCCTTGCTCGCTGATCATGACAGTCGGGCGACATTCTTCTTCTTGGGGCGGATCGGACACACTGCCCCGGCCTTGGTGCGGCGGGTCGCGGACGCCGGACACGAAATCGGTTGCCATTCCCTGCGCCACGAGCGGTTGACAGGGCAAAGCCCAGAGGCGTTCCGCGCGGCTGTTTATCAGGCGAAGGGACATCTCGAGGATGCCGGCGGGCAACGGGTGCGCGGATTCCGGGCGCCGAATTTCTCCCTCGTGCGGGAGAACCGCTGGGTTCTCGATGAGTTGGTCGCCGCTGGGTTCACCTATGACTCCAGCATCGTGCCGACGAAGGTGCACGACGTGTACGGCATGACGGGCATTCCGCGGCGCGTCTTTCGCTGGCCGAACGGGCTGATCGAGTTTCCCCTGCCGGTGATCCGATTGGGTCCCGTGGCGATTCCCATCGGCGGCGGCGGTTATTTCCGGCTGTACCCGTTGTCGTGGACACAGTGGTACTATCGGCGCCAGGCGCGTCGCGGCGTGCCGACGGTGTTCTATATCCACCCCTTTGAGATCGGATCGGAGGCACTGCGGCTGGAGAACCTGACCTTGGCCAGACGGTTTCGTCACTATGTGCGCCTGGGCGAGGGACAGAAGCGTCTGGGAAAACTGTTGCAGGTCGGCAGATTCGGCACGATGGCCGAGGTGCTGGCGGAACAGGGGTATCTCACGACCTGAGCGGGTGTCTCTAGGATGCTGAAAAACGCAGAAGACGTGGATCGGTCCCACCATTGTTATCCTGAGTCCGCCGCGGCGGACGAAGGATCTGCTGTTTCGCCCCATGAAACCAAAAGCAGATTCTTCGCCCCGCCAAAGGGCGGCGGGGCTCAGAATGACATGGATGGTCCTCATTTGGCATCCTGTTAGAGTATGACGATGGTAGACAACAGGAAGAATGCTGACGGACGCGTGGATCTGACACGCGGGTATTTTGAGCGCAAAGCCGGTGCGTTCGATCGGTTGTACCGGACTTCGGACCAGAATTGGCTGATGCGCCGTCTCAATCGGCGGTTTCGGTCGGACATCATGCGTCGGTACATGATGACGCTGGAGCACGCGGAGACGATCGGCGCCGGACGGGTGCTGGATGTCGGTTGTGGATCGGGGCGGTATCTCGCCGGATTGGCAGGTGCCGGCGCGGAACGGTTGGTCGGCGTCGACATGTCGGCGCCGATGCTGGAGCTGGCCCGGCAACAGTTGACGGCGGTTCGGGATGTCGACATCGACCTGATCTGTGCGGACTTCGCGACGTGGTCCTGTGATGAGCGTTTCGATCTGGTCGTGGCGATGGGGTTCTTCGACTATCAAAGCGACGCGGAAGCGATGCTGCGGAAGATGCGGTCGTTGACGGATGGTTCTGTCATCGCCTCGTTTCCCAGCCACCATTGGTTTCGGACACGGCTGCGGCGGCTCCGATATCGCTTCAAGCGCTGCCCTGTCTTCTTCTATCATCGGCACGAGATCGTGGCACTGGGCCGCAACAGCGGCTTCGAGCGGATCGAAATCGCCGCCATCCCCGGGGGCGGGATGGATCATGTGGTGACGTTCTGGACCTGAGAATCGCCCGGTCGTCTTTTCCCGTCATCCTAAGCGTATGGCCACCAACGCGTTAGCGGTTGGGCGGGGAATGACAACGAAAATACACCAAATTACCGCTTGACAACGGCCGATCCTCGTGCCATTCTCTAAGCAAGGCAGATATTGTCTTGTATCTGCCGCATCTCGCATTTGCCTACCATTCGCGCGCAAGCGTGAGAACGCAAAACTGAAGATTCCACCATGTGATCGGGAGGTGTTCCATGCGTAAGGCGGCCGTGTTCCAGTGTCGGTGGTTGGTGGGGACGCTGATCGGTGTGTTCCTGGCAGCCGTCGCTCCGACGGAGTCTGCGCTGGCGGGTAATGCGGACCCATCGCCATCGCCGTTGTTCCAGAACAGCCTGAAGACCTCGATTGAGCGATTTGACCAGCAAGACCGACAGCTTCCGGTCGGACTGGCCCAGGCTCCGGGTGGAGGGGCGGTCAACCGTTCGCCGGTTCGAACGACACCGGCCGGCGCTCTCGATCCAGTGGAGGACTGCTTTCAAGCGATGTCGGTCTTGGTGATCTCGCCGAATCCGAATGATCCGGCCTGCCAGAATCCTGATCCCCCGCAGACGTTGCAGGGAACGCTGATCCAACGGCGTAACGGCCCGCCATACGTTCCCTTCGATCCGATTCCCATCGAGATCCTGGAGCTCAATCTGACCAGCGCCGGCCCGATCACTGTGACGCTGAAAAGCCCACCGCCGACGCAGGGTCTGATCCTCAATCCGATCGTCGACATGGGGGGAAATTTCCAGAGCGCACCGGAGAGCTTCTTTGATGTGTTTGTCGCGATCGACGGATATCCGGGCGGACCGCTGGTGAATCGTGATCCGTGGCAGGTTCGTTCCGGCCCACTCAGTTCGTTGCCGCAGAACGGCACCCCGTATTCGCCGGCCGGCGGGCCGGTGCCGCTCTTTCATCCGAGCGATCCCATCAGCGCACCGCCCTCGGCGTTTCTCTGTTTCCTTGACATCTTGTTCGGTGACCCGTGTGAACCCGAGCCGGTCTGCGTCTATCAATTGAGCTGTGCCAGCGGCACTCCGGATGAATTGGGGCAATTGGGGCTGTGCATCGGCGCTCAGCGTGTGGGGGCGGCATGTCCCGGCAGCACATGCGCCGTCGAAGTCCGCAGTATGATCGGCAACGTCTGCCTTGTGTGGTCGTTGGTGGGATGTTTCCCCTCCACGGCGGAACCAATTCCCGGGAGCTTCGGATTCTGTCCATGCGATGCGTCGGCACCAACCATGCCGAGCACACCGACTTGCCCGGGAGAGCAAAGCTGCCCAGGGTCAGCGACCTGTGCGGGGGGCTCCTCATGCCAGGGGTCGGCGACCTGCAGCGGGTATTACACCTGCATGCATGCGACATGTGCCGCCATTGAGACATGTCGTTCGGTGACCTGCACGGCCGAGCCGTCGTGTGCCGGATCGGAGGCGACATGTTCGCCGAATCCGACCTGCCCACACTATCCGAGCTGCTCCGGTACTGAGACGTGCGAGACCGAAACATGCGTCGGTTGGGCGACCTGCCGGGGGTCTTCCACCTGCCCGGGGGCGCCGACCTGTGAACCGCCGCCGACCTACCAGGGACCGGAGTGCAACCAACCGACCATGGTCGGCGGGGCGTCGTGCCATGGCTCGGCGACCTGCCCGGCAAATCACACGTGCGGCAGCCAGACCTGTGCGGCGAGCCAGACGTGCTACAGTCCCACGTGCACGTCGGAGCTGACGTGCAATCGCCAGCCGACGTGTTCGTATCGCGCGACCTGCCCCGGGGCCGTCTCCTGTCAGGGTACGCCGACGTGTGGGAATACGACGAACACCTGCATCGGCTTCTCGACCTGCCAGGGAACGCAGACATGCCCGGGGACATCGACATGTGAAGAAGACCAGCCGACGATTTCCGCGCCGTCGTGTCAACCGACGCTATGCAATTACAGTTGCCCGGGGATGCCCTGCCCGCCGACCAGCCAGAGTGCGGTCAGTTGTCCGGGTGGTCATTGTCCAACTTCGGCGGGTTCGCCAAGTTGTCCGGCGGGACGCTGTCCGA encodes:
- a CDS encoding aminotransferase class V-fold PLP-dependent enzyme, which gives rise to MVHSMDLSQLRRESIGVDAQVPLLDGRHVEYVNFDNAASTPTFRPIASKVDAFLRWYANVHRGTGFKSQLSSWVYEQARAKIASFVQADLTDHVVIFTKNTTEAINKLANRLELRPGDVVLTSLMEHHSNELPWRRVAQVEHIGLEDDGRLSAADFEEKLNRLGRRIRLVAITGASNVSGYVNDLARFAVGAHRVGAEFLVDAAQLAPHRPISMGSASDPECIDYLVFSAHKLYAPYGVGTLIGRRPTFERGDPDTVGGGTVDIVTLEEAYWTDLPEKEEAGTPDIVGVVALAAAIDLLQGVGWERIIAHEAELTAHALRRLSSIRGLHIYGDRDPGSAAERLGVISLAVDGIPHSLLAAILNYEHGIGVRSGCFCAHTYVKCLLHVGDEEAKETERQILARDRSRLPGTVRISFGLYNTTTEIDRLISALEDIMAGRVRGDYVIDRERGEYAPRGYAPDFSRYFAL
- a CDS encoding DUF3473 domain-containing protein, giving the protein MIAGNQTSRVLALSIDVEGFAESHAQSVPVPADELRPERNDAEIARNLDVILPLLADHDSRATFFFLGRIGHTAPALVRRVADAGHEIGCHSLRHERLTGQSPEAFRAAVYQAKGHLEDAGGQRVRGFRAPNFSLVRENRWVLDELVAAGFTYDSSIVPTKVHDVYGMTGIPRRVFRWPNGLIEFPLPVIRLGPVAIPIGGGGYFRLYPLSWTQWYYRRQARRGVPTVFYIHPFEIGSEALRLENLTLARRFRHYVRLGEGQKRLGKLLQVGRFGTMAEVLAEQGYLTT
- a CDS encoding class I SAM-dependent methyltransferase; this encodes MTMVDNRKNADGRVDLTRGYFERKAGAFDRLYRTSDQNWLMRRLNRRFRSDIMRRYMMTLEHAETIGAGRVLDVGCGSGRYLAGLAGAGAERLVGVDMSAPMLELARQQLTAVRDVDIDLICADFATWSCDERFDLVVAMGFFDYQSDAEAMLRKMRSLTDGSVIASFPSHHWFRTRLRRLRYRFKRCPVFFYHRHEIVALGRNSGFERIEIAAIPGGGMDHVVTFWT